The Chiloscyllium plagiosum isolate BGI_BamShark_2017 chromosome 8, ASM401019v2, whole genome shotgun sequence genome includes a window with the following:
- the LOC122552230 gene encoding calreticulin-like — translation MKTRLLLCLLVALAAADPTVYFKEEFNDGDAWTQRWIESKHKSDYGKFKLTSGKFYGDPEKDQGLQTSEDARFYAMSSKFEPFSNEGKTLVVQFTVKHEQTIDCGGGYVKIFPSTLDQTDMHGDSNYNIMFGPDICGPGTKKVHVIFNYKGKNHLISKDIRCKDDEFSHLYTLIVRSDNTYEVKIDNQKVESGSLEEDWDFLPPKKIKDPEAKKPEDWDERAKIDDPEDKKPDDWDKPEHIPDPDAKKPEDWDDEMDGEWEPPMIQNSEYKGEWKPRQIDNPDYKGKWIHPEIDNPEYTPDNNLYLYKDIGVIGLDLWQVKSGTIFDNFLITDDEKFAEKFGTETWGATKEPEKKMKEQQDEEERKKREEEEEKDKEDEAEGDEEEDEDEEKEEKEEDEEEEEDETETIQKDEL, via the exons ATGAAGACCAGGTTGCTGCTCTGCCTGCTGGTTGCCTTGGCAGCTGCAGACCCCACCGTTTATTTTAAGGAGGAATTTAATGATGGAG ATGCTTGGACACAGCGATGGATTGAATCAAAGCACAAATCTGACTATGGAAAGTTCAAGCTGACTTCTGGCAAATTTTATGGTGACCCTGAGAAAGACCAAG GACTCCAGACAAGTGAGGATGCCAGATTCTATGCCATGTCTTCAAAGTTTGAACCCTTTAGTAACGAGGGGAAGACTCTTGTTGTTCAATTCACGGTGAAGCACGAGCAGACCATTGACTGTGGTGGTGGATATGTGAAGATCTTTCCCTCAACCCTAGATCAAACTGATATGCATGGAGACTCAAACTACAATATTATGTTTG GTCCTGACATTTGTGGTCCAGGAACAAAGAAAGTCCATGTGATTTTCAATTACAAAGGGAAGAATCACTTGATTTCTAAGGATATTCGTTGCAAA GATGATGAATTTTCACATCTCTACACCCTCATTGTCCGGTCAGACAATACTTATGAGGTGAAAATTGACAACCAGAAGGTTGAATCTGGTAGCTTGGAAGAAGACTGGGACTTCCTTCCACCCAAGAAAATTAAAGATCCAGAAGCAAAGAAACCAGAAGACTGGGATGAACGTGCAAAGATCGATGATCCAGAGGACAAGAAACCTGAT GACTGGGATAAACCTGAGCATATTCCTGACCCTGATGCCAAGAAACCTGAAGACTGGGACGATGAGATGGATGGTGAATGGGAGCCACCTATGATTCAGAACAGTGAATATAAG GGTGAATGGAAACCACGTCAAATTGATAATCCAGATTACAAAGGCAAATGGATTCATCCTGAAATTGATAATCCTGAGTACACTCCAGATAACAATCTTTACCTTTACAAAGATATTGGTGTGATTGGCCTGGACCTCTGGCAG gttAAATCTGGAACAATATTTGATAACTTCCTGATCACAGATGATGAAAAGTTTGCTGAAAAGTTTGGAACAGAAACCTGGGGAGCAACTAAG gagccagaaaagaaaatgaaggaacaacaggatgaagaggagagaaagaagagggaggaggaggaagaaaagGATAAGGAGGATGAAGCTGAAGGTGATGAGGAAGAGGATGAGGATGAAGAGAAGGAAGAAAAAGAGGAAgatgaggaagaggaggaagatgAAACTGAGACCATTCAAAAGGATGAGTTATAA